Proteins encoded in a region of the Dethiosulfovibrio russensis genome:
- a CDS encoding LamB/YcsF family protein, translating into MYKIDLNSDLGESFGAYTMGRDGQVLDSVSSANVACGFHAGDPSVMVETVKMASSRGVAIGAHPGYPDLVGFGRRNLKCTPDQVYADCLYQIGAISATCRATGTSLQHVKPHGAMYNTAAKDLEMARAIAGAVKDGGDNLILMGLSGSLFQKAAEETGVPFASEAFADRAYMADGTLVPRSMEGAVIHDPDEAASRVVRMIKEGIVTTLAGEDIELRPHSICLHGDTAEAVEMSRELRKTLEAEGIEIANLREVLKL; encoded by the coding sequence ATGTACAAGATAGATCTGAACAGCGATCTGGGCGAAAGCTTCGGCGCCTACACCATGGGAAGGGACGGCCAGGTTCTGGACAGCGTCTCCTCCGCCAATGTGGCCTGCGGCTTTCACGCAGGAGACCCGTCGGTCATGGTCGAGACGGTGAAGATGGCCTCGTCCAGAGGCGTCGCCATAGGGGCCCATCCGGGCTACCCCGACCTGGTCGGATTCGGACGGAGAAACCTGAAGTGCACTCCCGACCAGGTCTACGCCGACTGCCTCTACCAGATAGGGGCCATTTCCGCGACCTGCAGGGCTACGGGAACCTCGCTACAGCACGTCAAACCCCACGGAGCCATGTACAACACCGCAGCCAAGGATCTAGAGATGGCCAGAGCCATAGCCGGTGCCGTGAAGGACGGAGGGGATAACCTGATCCTCATGGGACTGTCGGGATCGCTGTTCCAGAAGGCGGCGGAGGAAACGGGAGTTCCCTTCGCTTCGGAGGCCTTCGCCGATCGAGCCTACATGGCCGACGGAACCCTCGTCCCCAGGAGCATGGAGGGAGCGGTTATACACGACCCCGACGAGGCGGCGTCCAGGGTGGTCAGGATGATAAAAGAGGGCATCGTCACGACCCTGGCCGGAGAGGATATAGAGCTTCGCCCCCACTCGATCTGTCTGCACGGCGACACCGCCGAGGCGGTGGAGATGTCCAGAGAGCTCAGGAAGACGCTGGAGGCGGAGGGAATAGAGATAGCCAATCTCAGGGAGGTGCTGAAACTATGA
- a CDS encoding putative hydro-lyase codes for MKATDYSGSTPQEVREIIRKGEWTKPTPGMCKGRVQANLIVLPKDWAYDFLVFAQRNPTPCPILDITEPGDTEARIMAPGSDISRDIPRYVVWENGVNIDEPTDVSSYWRDDLVGFLLGCSFSFESALMEANIPIRHIEENRNVPMYITSMKCRPAGRLSGPMVVSMRPIPARQVPKAVLCTGRFPGVHGAPVHVGDPEAIGIKDISKPDFGDSVTIRPGEVPVFWGCGVTPQAALMASKPPFAITHAPGHMMILDPKDADLAVF; via the coding sequence ATGAAAGCCACGGACTACAGCGGATCGACGCCTCAAGAGGTCAGGGAGATAATCAGAAAAGGGGAATGGACCAAGCCCACCCCGGGAATGTGCAAGGGAAGGGTTCAGGCCAATCTGATAGTCCTCCCCAAGGACTGGGCCTACGACTTTCTCGTCTTCGCCCAGAGAAACCCGACCCCCTGCCCCATACTGGACATCACCGAACCGGGCGACACCGAGGCCAGGATAATGGCCCCCGGCTCGGATATATCCAGAGATATTCCGAGATACGTGGTCTGGGAAAACGGCGTCAATATCGACGAACCCACCGACGTAAGCTCCTACTGGCGGGACGACCTGGTCGGCTTCCTTCTGGGCTGCTCCTTCTCCTTCGAGAGCGCCCTCATGGAGGCGAATATTCCGATAAGGCACATCGAGGAAAACCGCAACGTCCCCATGTACATCACCTCCATGAAGTGCCGTCCGGCCGGTCGGCTGTCTGGGCCTATGGTGGTCAGCATGAGGCCCATCCCGGCGAGACAGGTTCCCAAGGCGGTTCTGTGCACAGGACGCTTCCCGGGAGTACACGGAGCCCCGGTTCACGTAGGAGACCCTGAGGCGATAGGGATAAAGGACATCTCCAAACCCGACTTCGGCGACTCGGTCACGATCCGTCCCGGCGAGGTCCCGGTCTTCTGGGGATGCGGCGTGACGCCCCAGGCGGCGCTGATGGCCAG